The following proteins are co-located in the Micromonospora viridifaciens genome:
- a CDS encoding YdeI/OmpD-associated family protein, with protein MTAEPPELIVADAAAWRRWLRAHHADPNGVWLVLAKRGSAGPTTLDYDQALDEALCHGWIDGQVKSRDEHTYRQRFTPRRARSPWSARNVGIVARLLAEGRMHPAGLAEVERAKADGRWDAAYAGQATAEVPEDLAAALAAEPRARAMFDILTARNRYAILHRLATARRADTRQRRLAQFVAMLARGETLYPQRRTLDDPG; from the coding sequence GTGACCGCTGAACCGCCCGAGCTGATCGTCGCGGATGCCGCCGCCTGGCGGCGGTGGCTCCGCGCACACCACGCCGACCCGAACGGCGTGTGGCTGGTGCTGGCGAAACGCGGCAGTGCCGGCCCCACCACCCTCGACTACGACCAGGCGCTCGACGAGGCGCTCTGCCACGGCTGGATCGACGGCCAGGTGAAGAGCCGGGACGAGCACACCTACCGGCAGCGGTTCACCCCGCGCCGGGCGCGTAGCCCCTGGTCGGCGCGGAACGTCGGCATCGTCGCCAGGCTGCTCGCCGAGGGCCGGATGCACCCGGCCGGGCTCGCCGAGGTGGAACGCGCCAAGGCCGACGGCCGCTGGGACGCCGCGTACGCGGGGCAGGCGACGGCGGAGGTGCCCGAGGACCTGGCCGCCGCGCTGGCCGCAGAGCCCCGGGCCCGGGCCATGTTCGACATCCTCACCGCCCGCAACCGGTACGCCATCCTGCACCGGCTCGCCACCGCCAGACGGGCCGACACCCGGCAACGCCGGCTCGCGCAGTTCGTCGCCATGCTGGCCCGGGGCGAGACGCTCTACCCGCAGCGCCGGACGCTCGACGACCCGGGCTGA
- a CDS encoding HAD family hydrolase, whose translation MIRAVVVDVDDTLCLTESVCFELENEVLRRIGRPPMPRAVHLATWGQPLLGAMPHRSPGVDLARFEAAYRGVLDRYVTDGRLDVIPPENLHAMDRLVAAGRTVMLLTSRTESEMAHLLAPDHVLAERVSAVFHAGNTRYRKPDPRVFDELLAATGLAPGQCVYVGDSPGDAVAAGTAGLHFVACLQSGVRRREDFEQRHVDLFIDAFPEVVDAVTRLENGP comes from the coding sequence GTGATCCGAGCGGTCGTGGTCGACGTCGATGACACGCTGTGCCTCACCGAGTCGGTGTGCTTCGAGCTTGAGAACGAGGTGCTGCGCCGGATCGGCCGGCCCCCGATGCCGCGCGCCGTGCACCTGGCCACTTGGGGACAGCCGCTGCTCGGCGCGATGCCGCACCGCTCGCCCGGGGTCGACCTGGCGCGGTTCGAGGCGGCGTACCGGGGCGTCCTGGACCGCTACGTCACCGACGGCCGCCTCGACGTGATCCCGCCGGAGAACCTGCACGCGATGGACCGGCTCGTGGCGGCGGGGCGGACCGTGATGCTGCTGACGTCGCGTACCGAGTCGGAGATGGCCCACCTGCTGGCGCCGGACCACGTCCTGGCCGAGCGGGTCAGCGCCGTCTTCCACGCCGGCAACACCCGCTACCGCAAGCCCGACCCTCGCGTCTTCGACGAGTTGCTCGCCGCCACCGGCCTCGCCCCGGGCCAGTGCGTGTACGTCGGCGACTCGCCCGGCGACGCGGTGGCCGCTGGTACGGCGGGCCTGCACTTCGTCGCCTGTCTGCAGAGCGGCGTGCGGCGGCGCGAGGACTTCGAGCAACGCCACGTCGACCTGTTCATCGACGCGTTCCCCGAGGTGGTGGACGCGGTGACGCGGCTGGAGAACGGGCCCTGA
- a CDS encoding CoA transferase, producing the protein MESVTADAVRSAWTALGGDPAAVEAVDLRGPADVLPARLPVTDLAVACVAAAGLAATELARARGLDVTGQLAVDSRAVAVAFTSERQLRVDGTAFAGFAPLSRFWPAADGWVRTHANYPHHRRRLLAALGLDPERGDDTDEMAEQIRAVPALDLEERVTGAGGLAVAVRTPEQWSTHPQAVAVAREPLVGLRADAPAAPPRRSPPPRRPPLLPAAGLRVLDLTRVIAGPVATRVLALLGADVLRVDDPGLPEIEGQHVDTGFGKRSTLLGLHRHADRERFDDLVADADVVVTGYRPGALDRFGLSPEALRERRPDLVVARLSAWGGSGPWATRRGFDSLVQAATGIAEVERDPAGTPGALPAQALDHGTGYLLAAAVLRALTRRDQEGGAWTAELSLARTARWLLHELPAQGPAGPPTAVDPTPWCDERDAPVGRLRYALPPVRLPNGPRTWATPPSPWGADPPAWLPAGSGPEPPR; encoded by the coding sequence GTGGAGAGCGTGACGGCCGACGCGGTCCGGTCGGCCTGGACCGCGCTGGGCGGGGACCCGGCCGCCGTCGAGGCGGTGGACCTGCGCGGCCCCGCGGACGTCCTGCCGGCCCGCCTGCCGGTCACCGACCTGGCCGTCGCCTGCGTCGCGGCGGCCGGGCTGGCCGCCACCGAGCTGGCCCGGGCCAGGGGGCTCGACGTGACCGGTCAGCTCGCCGTGGACAGCCGGGCCGTGGCGGTCGCCTTCACCAGCGAGCGGCAGCTGCGGGTGGACGGAACGGCCTTCGCGGGGTTCGCCCCGCTGTCCCGGTTCTGGCCGGCCGCCGACGGCTGGGTACGCACCCACGCCAACTATCCGCACCACCGCCGCCGGTTGCTGGCCGCGCTCGGCTTGGACCCGGAGCGGGGTGACGACACTGATGAGATGGCCGAACAGATCCGTGCCGTGCCGGCGCTCGACCTCGAAGAGCGGGTCACCGGGGCCGGCGGGCTCGCGGTCGCGGTACGCACCCCGGAGCAGTGGTCGACGCATCCGCAGGCCGTCGCGGTCGCCCGGGAGCCGCTGGTCGGGCTGCGTGCCGACGCTCCGGCGGCGCCGCCCCGCAGGTCGCCGCCGCCCCGGCGACCGCCGCTGCTGCCGGCGGCCGGGCTGCGGGTGCTCGACCTGACCCGCGTGATCGCCGGCCCCGTGGCGACCCGGGTGCTCGCGCTGCTCGGCGCGGACGTGCTGCGGGTCGACGATCCTGGCCTGCCGGAGATCGAGGGACAGCACGTGGACACCGGGTTCGGCAAGCGGTCGACTCTGCTGGGCCTGCACCGGCACGCCGACCGGGAACGCTTCGACGACCTCGTCGCCGACGCCGACGTGGTGGTCACCGGCTACCGACCGGGGGCGCTGGACCGGTTCGGCCTCTCACCTGAGGCGCTGCGCGAGCGGCGACCCGACCTGGTGGTGGCGCGGCTGTCGGCGTGGGGCGGCAGCGGCCCGTGGGCGACGCGGCGCGGCTTCGACAGCCTGGTGCAGGCCGCGACCGGCATCGCCGAGGTCGAACGAGACCCCGCCGGCACACCGGGTGCCCTGCCGGCCCAGGCCCTCGACCACGGCACCGGATACCTGCTCGCGGCGGCGGTGCTGCGCGCGCTCACCCGACGTGACCAGGAGGGCGGGGCGTGGACGGCGGAACTGTCGTTGGCCCGTACCGCCCGGTGGCTGCTGCACGAGCTTCCGGCGCAGGGCCCGGCGGGCCCGCCGACCGCTGTGGACCCGACGCCCTGGTGCGACGAGCGGGACGCCCCGGTGGGCCGGCTCCGGTACGCCCTGCCGCCGGTGCGGCTGCCGAACGGGCCGCGGACCTGGGCGACGCCACCCAGCCCCTGGGGCGCCGATCCGCCGGCCTGGCTGCCGGCCGGCTCCGGACCGGAGCCGCCCCGGTGA